A stretch of Cyanobacterium sp. HL-69 DNA encodes these proteins:
- the apcE gene encoding phycobilisome core-membrane linker protein ApcE: protein MTIKASGGSSLAKPQLYQTVAVSTIIQAEQQDRFPDQRELGELKTYFDSGLRRLAIAETITNNSDIIVSRAANRIFTGGSPMAFFEKPTVQAPSMVLAGVGGGTEVPSDIKAAQNSTATFVEEKTKTKAKKGNFFTGLFSSFSSAPSIGAIPAGFRPINVSRYGPSNMTKSLRDMSWFLRYVSYAIVSGDPNILVVNTRGLREVLERACSIDATVVALLDMKASCLGYFQGDAEAKEVIAQYFDILLAELQAPTPANKVRQRQSNDLQGLELPQSYFNAAERRPKFVMKTGLSATEKNDVVKAAYRQVFERDISKAYSQSISYLESQVKNGDISMKEFVRRLAKSPLYRKQFFEPFINSRALELAFRHILGRGPSSREEVQDYFSIVSTGGLGALVDALVDSQEYGDYFGEETVPYLRGLGVEAQECRNWGMQQDLFNYSAPFRKVPQFVTTFAKYDRPLPDQHVYGSGNDPLEIQFGAIFPKETRNPSSAPAPFSKDTKRILIHRGPGINNQNSNPRARGEFPGTLGPKVVRLNNELPGASNGLGVKFGESSTQAVIKATYRQVFGRDVYEGQRLKVAEIKLENGEISLRDFIRMLAKSELFLKTYWTPFYVCKAIEYIHRRLLGRPTYGRSEMNPYFDLASKKGFYALVDAMMDSKEYSEAFGEDTVPYERYLTPNGLQMRNARVGTIREDIGQRVDKEVTPRFIELGQVTNFRTEPDVKSRVNQGVTVQRQQTKVFKLTNNVDKVALKNAIRAAYRQVFERDVEPYVVNANFTNLESKLGNGEISVKEFIEAIGCSDLYLKEFYTPFPNTKVIELGTKHFLGRAPMNQKEIQHYNRILASQGIRAFISALVGSMEYSQVFGEDTVPYRRYPTLPAANFPNTERLYNKLTKQDNEVVVPSFAPATGTGASIK, encoded by the coding sequence ATGACTATAAAAGCAAGTGGCGGTAGTTCCTTAGCGAAACCGCAATTATACCAAACTGTAGCTGTATCAACTATTATTCAGGCAGAACAGCAAGATCGTTTTCCCGATCAAAGAGAGTTAGGTGAGTTAAAAACATACTTTGATTCTGGCTTAAGAAGATTGGCGATCGCAGAAACCATTACCAATAATTCAGACATAATCGTTTCTCGCGCTGCTAACCGTATCTTTACCGGTGGTTCTCCCATGGCTTTCTTTGAAAAGCCCACTGTTCAAGCACCCTCAATGGTTTTGGCAGGGGTAGGTGGTGGTACAGAAGTACCTAGCGACATCAAAGCAGCCCAAAACTCCACCGCAACCTTTGTGGAAGAAAAAACTAAAACCAAAGCCAAAAAAGGTAATTTCTTTACGGGTTTATTTTCCTCCTTCTCCTCCGCTCCTAGCATTGGGGCTATTCCTGCAGGTTTTAGACCTATTAACGTATCTCGTTATGGTCCTAGCAACATGACCAAGTCCTTGCGGGATATGTCTTGGTTTTTGCGCTATGTGAGCTATGCGATCGTGTCAGGAGATCCTAACATTCTGGTGGTCAATACCAGAGGTTTAAGAGAAGTCTTAGAAAGAGCCTGTTCCATTGATGCCACCGTAGTAGCATTACTGGATATGAAAGCCTCCTGTCTTGGCTATTTTCAGGGTGATGCAGAAGCAAAGGAAGTTATTGCTCAATATTTTGACATCCTCCTTGCCGAGCTACAAGCCCCCACTCCAGCCAACAAAGTACGTCAAAGACAATCCAATGATTTACAAGGTTTAGAACTACCTCAGAGCTATTTTAATGCCGCTGAACGTCGTCCTAAATTTGTGATGAAAACGGGCTTATCTGCCACCGAGAAAAACGACGTAGTAAAAGCCGCCTATCGTCAAGTATTCGAGCGTGACATCAGCAAAGCCTATTCTCAATCTATCTCTTACCTTGAGTCTCAGGTAAAAAATGGCGACATTTCCATGAAAGAATTTGTCCGCCGTCTAGCCAAATCTCCTTTATACCGTAAGCAATTCTTTGAGCCTTTTATCAACTCCCGTGCCTTAGAACTTGCTTTCCGTCATATCTTAGGTCGTGGCCCTTCTTCCCGTGAAGAAGTACAAGACTACTTCTCTATCGTATCCACTGGAGGTTTAGGGGCGCTGGTAGATGCGCTCGTGGATTCCCAAGAATATGGAGATTACTTCGGAGAAGAAACCGTACCTTACCTCAGAGGTTTAGGGGTTGAGGCTCAAGAATGTCGTAACTGGGGAATGCAACAAGACTTGTTTAACTACAGTGCACCTTTCCGCAAAGTACCTCAATTTGTGACTACCTTTGCTAAATACGATCGCCCCTTACCCGATCAACACGTTTACGGTTCTGGAAATGACCCCCTCGAAATTCAATTTGGAGCCATTTTCCCCAAAGAAACCCGTAATCCTAGTAGCGCCCCTGCACCTTTCAGCAAAGATACCAAACGTATCTTAATCCACCGTGGACCCGGTATCAATAACCAAAACAGTAACCCCCGCGCCCGTGGAGAATTCCCCGGTACCTTAGGGCCCAAAGTAGTTCGCCTCAACAACGAATTACCAGGAGCAAGTAATGGTTTAGGAGTTAAATTTGGTGAAAGTTCTACCCAAGCCGTCATCAAAGCCACCTATCGCCAAGTATTTGGTCGTGATGTCTATGAAGGACAAAGATTAAAAGTAGCGGAAATCAAGCTCGAAAACGGTGAAATTTCCCTCAGAGACTTTATCCGTATGTTAGCTAAATCCGAGCTATTCCTCAAAACCTACTGGACTCCTTTCTATGTGTGCAAGGCGATCGAATATATCCACCGTCGTCTTTTAGGTCGTCCCACCTACGGACGTAGTGAGATGAATCCTTACTTCGACTTAGCATCCAAAAAAGGCTTTTATGCCCTCGTAGATGCCATGATGGATAGTAAAGAATACTCAGAAGCCTTCGGCGAAGACACCGTACCCTACGAGCGCTATCTTACCCCCAACGGTTTACAAATGCGTAACGCCAGAGTGGGAACAATCAGAGAAGACATCGGACAAAGAGTTGATAAAGAAGTAACTCCCAGATTTATCGAACTCGGACAAGTAACCAACTTCCGTACCGAACCCGACGTTAAATCCCGTGTTAACCAAGGTGTAACAGTTCAACGTCAACAAACCAAGGTATTTAAACTTACCAACAACGTTGACAAAGTAGCTCTTAAAAATGCCATTCGTGCGGCCTATCGTCAAGTATTCGAGCGGGATGTAGAACCCTATGTGGTAAACGCCAACTTCACCAACTTAGAAAGTAAGCTCGGCAACGGAGAAATTTCTGTCAAAGAGTTTATCGAAGCCATCGGTTGCTCTGATTTATACCTCAAAGAATTCTATACCCCCTTCCCTAATACTAAAGTAATTGAATTGGGTACTAAACATTTCTTAGGACGGGCGCCTATGAATCAAAAAGAGATTCAGCACTATAACCGCATCCTTGCTAGTCAAGGTATTCGTGCCTTTATCTCTGCTTTGGTAGGTAGTATGGAATATTCTCAAGTATTTGGTGAAGATACCGTGCCTTATCGTCGTTATCCCACCTTACCCGCTGCCAACTTCCCCAATACCGAAAGACTTTATAACAAGTTAACCAAACAGGATAATGAAGTTGTAGTACCTAGTTTTGCCCCTGCCACCGGTACAGGTGCATCTATTAAATAA
- a CDS encoding Aldo/keto reductase, giving the protein MTTDNITQTRKLGNTDIEVSALGIGTWAWGDSFFWDYGKTYGKSQIEEAFKATVAGGVTFFDTAEVYGSGKSEQLLGEFCKATDQKIDIATKYAPLPWRLFGGCVADALTQSLKNLQMDYIPLYQVHWPFMLMSQDTLMNALADEVEKGRIGAIGVSNYSSEEMKKAKDILAKRNIPLAVNQVKYSLVTRKIEAKGILKTAQELGITLLAYSPLAQGLLTGKYNLDNTTKPEGARKMDSRFSSSGLSKIAPVLELLKQLGEKYQKTPAQVSLNWLMAQENVIPIPGAKNAKQAQDNTGALGWSLSSDEVAQLEEITKPWLNS; this is encoded by the coding sequence ATGACTACTGACAACATTACCCAAACCAGAAAACTAGGCAATACGGACATAGAAGTATCAGCCCTCGGCATTGGTACATGGGCGTGGGGAGACTCCTTTTTCTGGGATTATGGCAAAACCTATGGTAAAAGCCAAATTGAAGAAGCATTTAAGGCAACGGTGGCGGGGGGAGTAACTTTTTTTGATACTGCGGAGGTATATGGCAGTGGTAAATCCGAGCAACTTTTGGGGGAATTTTGTAAGGCTACAGACCAAAAAATTGACATTGCTACCAAATACGCCCCCCTACCTTGGCGGTTATTCGGTGGTTGTGTAGCTGATGCCCTTACCCAAAGTCTCAAAAACCTACAAATGGATTATATCCCCCTATATCAAGTCCATTGGCCTTTTATGCTCATGAGTCAAGATACCCTCATGAATGCCTTGGCAGATGAAGTGGAAAAAGGTAGAATAGGGGCGATCGGAGTTAGTAACTATTCCTCTGAAGAAATGAAAAAGGCAAAAGATATTCTTGCCAAAAGAAATATCCCCCTCGCCGTTAACCAAGTAAAGTATTCCCTCGTTACCCGCAAAATTGAAGCCAAAGGCATCCTCAAAACCGCCCAAGAATTAGGTATTACCCTTCTTGCCTATAGCCCCCTAGCCCAAGGTTTACTAACAGGAAAATATAACCTTGATAATACTACTAAGCCAGAAGGTGCAAGGAAAATGGACTCTCGTTTTAGTTCCAGCGGTTTAAGCAAAATTGCCCCCGTACTCGAACTTTTAAAACAACTGGGAGAAAAATATCAGAAAACCCCTGCCCAAGTATCCCTTAACTGGTTAATGGCACAGGAGAATGTCATACCTATTCCAGGGGCAAAAAATGCCAAACAAGCCCAAGATAATACAGGGGCATTGGGGTGGAGTTTAAGCAGTGATGAGGTGGCGCAATTAGAAGAAATTACTAAACCTTGGCTTAACTCATAA
- a CDS encoding cupin domain protein, giving the protein MMIMSNENTTIHWKEIIEYPTTGIKSKILLEDGNCRYTLMCLSSGKKIAEHTNPRNATVNVIEGEGILTLAGKEISLKPGVFIFIPSNTPHAVQSSTELAFLLTLSEQFS; this is encoded by the coding sequence ATGATGATAATGTCAAACGAGAATACTACCATTCATTGGAAAGAAATAATTGAATATCCTACAACAGGAATCAAAAGTAAGATTCTATTAGAAGATGGAAACTGTCGATATACTTTAATGTGTCTCTCATCGGGGAAGAAAATCGCCGAACATACCAACCCTCGCAATGCGACAGTCAACGTGATTGAAGGGGAAGGAATACTAACCCTAGCGGGTAAAGAGATTTCATTGAAACCAGGAGTGTTTATTTTTATTCCCTCGAATACACCCCATGCTGTTCAATCATCAACAGAACTTGCATTTTTGTTAACTCTTTCGGAACAGTTTTCTTAG
- the tsf gene encoding elongation factor Tsf — MAEISAKQVKELRDKTNAGMMDCKKALKESDGDIAKAMEWLRQKGITSAEKKAGRVAAEGIVESYIHTGGRIGVIVEVNCETDFVARREDFQALAKNIAMQIAACPNVEYVKISDIPQEIVDEEKAIEMGRDDLGNKPDNIKEKIVEGRIQKRLGEMCLLSQPYVRDQSVTVEELITQQVAKIGENIQVRRFSRFILGEGIEKEETNFAEEVAAQTGGVV; from the coding sequence ATGGCAGAAATATCAGCAAAGCAAGTAAAAGAGCTTAGAGATAAAACCAATGCAGGGATGATGGACTGCAAAAAAGCCCTCAAGGAAAGTGATGGCGACATCGCAAAGGCGATGGAATGGTTACGTCAAAAAGGTATTACCTCCGCCGAGAAAAAAGCTGGTAGAGTTGCCGCTGAAGGTATCGTGGAAAGCTATATCCACACTGGTGGACGCATTGGGGTAATTGTAGAAGTAAACTGTGAAACTGATTTCGTAGCTAGAAGGGAAGATTTCCAAGCCCTTGCCAAAAACATTGCTATGCAGATTGCGGCTTGTCCTAATGTGGAATATGTTAAGATTTCTGATATTCCTCAAGAGATTGTGGATGAGGAAAAAGCCATTGAAATGGGCCGTGATGATTTGGGTAATAAGCCAGACAATATCAAGGAAAAAATTGTTGAGGGTAGAATCCAAAAACGCCTTGGCGAAATGTGTTTACTTTCTCAACCCTATGTAAGGGATCAAAGTGTTACTGTAGAGGAGTTGATTACTCAACAAGTTGCTAAAATTGGTGAAAATATCCAAGTTCGTCGTTTCTCTCGTTTCATTTTAGGTGAAGGTATCGAGAAGGAAGAGACTAATTTTGCTGAAGAGGTTGCTGCTCAAACTGGCGGCGTTGTGTAG
- a CDS encoding group IS1031 transposase: MTRLSYDTDLTDYQWEILKSLIPPAKTGGRNSSVNIREVLNAIFYLLANGIKWRAMAHDFPK, encoded by the coding sequence ATGACAAGACTATCATACGATACTGACCTCACTGATTACCAGTGGGAAATTTTAAAATCATTAATTCCTCCGGCTAAAACTGGGGGCAGAAATAGCTCTGTGAATATTAGAGAGGTACTTAATGCCATCTTTTATCTTCTTGCCAATGGAATAAAATGGAGGGCAATGGCTCACGACTTTCCCAAATGA
- the rpsB gene encoding SSU ribosomal protein S2 RpsB, whose product MPVVSLKELLDSGVHFGHQTRRWNPKMSQYIYTARNGVHIIDLVQTAQLMDEAYNYVKKAAESGKKVLFVGTKRQAAGIIAQEAARCGAFYINQRWLGGMLTNWETIKARVAHLKDLEALEESGALDRRPKKEASVLRRELTKLRKYLGGIKDMNRIPDLVIIVDIRREHNAIKECQKLNLPVVSMLDTNCNPELVDLPIPANDDAIRSIKLIIGKLADAIYEGRYGKAVAEGTVDEFLESVETIESAEDQDYEDDDYSDTEDAGGEEE is encoded by the coding sequence ATGCCAGTAGTTAGCTTAAAAGAGCTATTAGATTCTGGTGTTCACTTCGGACACCAAACGCGCCGTTGGAATCCCAAGATGTCTCAGTACATCTACACCGCTAGAAATGGGGTTCATATCATTGACCTAGTACAAACCGCCCAATTAATGGACGAGGCTTATAACTACGTCAAAAAAGCTGCCGAAAGCGGTAAAAAAGTTTTATTTGTAGGTACCAAACGCCAAGCTGCTGGTATCATTGCCCAAGAAGCAGCCCGTTGTGGTGCATTCTACATTAACCAACGTTGGTTGGGGGGGATGCTAACTAACTGGGAAACCATCAAAGCCCGTGTTGCTCACCTCAAAGACTTAGAAGCCCTCGAGGAAAGTGGTGCATTAGACAGAAGACCTAAAAAAGAGGCTTCGGTATTACGTCGTGAGTTAACCAAACTCAGAAAGTACCTCGGTGGTATCAAGGACATGAACAGAATTCCTGACCTTGTTATCATTGTCGATATTCGTCGTGAGCATAACGCCATCAAAGAATGTCAAAAACTTAATTTACCTGTGGTATCTATGTTGGATACTAACTGTAACCCTGAGTTGGTTGATTTACCTATTCCTGCTAATGATGACGCTATTCGTTCCATTAAGCTAATCATTGGTAAATTAGCTGATGCTATCTATGAAGGGCGCTATGGTAAAGCTGTGGCTGAAGGCACTGTGGATGAGTTTCTTGAGTCTGTAGAAACCATAGAATCTGCTGAAGACCAAGATTATGAAGATGATGATTACTCTGACACCGAAGATGCTGGTGGCGAAGAGGAGTAA
- the cca gene encoding tRNA nucleotidyltransferase (CCA-adding enzyme), which yields MGSMDLILCHRTADFDTLGAAVGLSKIHGRAKIVLTGGEHPSVRNFLAFHRDELALIDRRTIHPQDIRRIFIVDTQRGDRIGKAVEWLSLPNVESVTIYDHHPENEHTLTATNKYIEKVGSTSTIICELLQRHNITLNVIEATVMALGIHVDTGSLTFEQTSQRDVLALAWLMGMGINLSMVSEYAEPSLSPLLQDLLPNILNKVETEYINESAIAFILLETPDFIPGLSSLVAIIGDLLEVDVLIFGHFYQQKKGKQNKLGIIGRSSLDSVNLGHIFAKYGGGGHSSAASFSIRCDNAQEILDEIKKQIHTQIPAALTAFDLMSSPVRTIRPHTTIEKAQRILLRYGHSGLFVVNEKGELVGVISRRDIDIALHHGFAHAPVKGYMSKNLHTIVPHTGLSTIEAMMVNNDIGRLPVLDNGNLVGIVTRTDILRQLHQTRISKHQNTPVSPVVSCLLPSFQEKLHPPIGELLQKAAQYAEEKGWHLYLVGGGVRDLLLTGDDDTLKLQDIDLVVDGFHRNTTTEAGVALAQALQASYPQARLSIHGDFQTAALTWHDDDNLGSLWVDIATARTEFYPYPAANPEVEASSIRQDLYRRDFSINALAVRLTNPNPGELLDFFGGVRDVRSQLIRVLHPNSFIEDPTRIFRGVRFAVRLNFAMEAQTLEYIEYAIGSGIFEKVSLEKTSIPALTTRLKAELSYILQADYWKKALELLQQLGALACIHPQCKISPEIWWQIRYLDRWLRYYNLEQENHKTPSWLLRLEIILTSLELQIRVKVAENLQLPKDSITRLNQLETNQEKIEHSFDNSQKLSQKVEFFSPYKPLDLILIAVKSNKKIRSNIWNYLFHWSRINSPINGDDLRKLGYKPSPQYQIILKTIKGLFLDGEITTKSQALDFIREKYQK from the coding sequence ATGGGTAGTATGGATTTAATTTTGTGTCATCGGACGGCGGATTTTGATACTTTGGGGGCGGCGGTGGGTTTGAGTAAAATTCATGGTCGGGCAAAAATTGTGTTGACGGGGGGAGAGCATCCTTCGGTGAGAAATTTTTTGGCGTTTCATCGTGATGAGTTGGCGTTGATTGATCGGCGTACTATCCATCCTCAAGATATTCGTCGTATTTTTATTGTGGATACTCAAAGGGGCGATCGCATCGGGAAGGCGGTAGAATGGTTATCATTGCCTAATGTAGAGTCTGTCACTATCTATGATCATCACCCTGAAAATGAACATACTTTGACGGCTACTAATAAATATATCGAAAAAGTAGGCTCTACCAGCACAATTATTTGTGAACTTTTGCAACGGCATAATATTACCCTCAATGTCATTGAGGCGACGGTGATGGCTTTGGGTATCCATGTGGATACAGGCTCGTTAACTTTTGAGCAGACTTCCCAAAGAGATGTTCTTGCCCTTGCTTGGTTGATGGGTATGGGCATTAATTTATCTATGGTTTCTGAATATGCTGAACCTAGTCTATCTCCTCTGTTACAGGATTTATTACCCAATATTCTTAATAAAGTAGAGACAGAATATATTAATGAAAGTGCGATCGCCTTTATACTTTTAGAAACCCCTGATTTTATCCCAGGACTATCTAGCTTAGTGGCAATCATTGGAGATTTACTGGAAGTAGATGTGCTAATTTTCGGGCATTTTTATCAGCAAAAAAAAGGAAAACAAAATAAACTAGGTATCATTGGACGCTCAAGCCTAGATTCAGTCAACTTAGGACATATTTTTGCTAAATATGGAGGAGGAGGCCATAGTAGTGCGGCTTCTTTTTCCATCCGTTGCGACAATGCGCAAGAAATTTTAGACGAAATAAAAAAACAAATCCATACCCAAATCCCCGCTGCCCTCACAGCTTTCGACTTGATGTCCTCCCCTGTGCGTACCATTCGCCCCCATACCACCATCGAAAAAGCTCAACGCATTCTCCTACGTTACGGACATTCAGGGCTGTTTGTGGTTAATGAAAAAGGGGAATTGGTGGGGGTTATTTCTCGCCGTGACATTGATATTGCCCTCCATCACGGTTTTGCCCATGCCCCCGTAAAAGGTTATATGAGCAAAAATTTGCATACCATTGTCCCCCATACGGGTTTATCCACCATTGAAGCCATGATGGTAAATAACGATATTGGTAGGCTTCCTGTGTTGGATAACGGCAATTTGGTGGGCATTGTCACCCGCACCGACATTTTACGGCAACTCCACCAAACCCGCATCAGCAAACATCAGAATACCCCTGTTTCCCCTGTGGTTTCTTGTTTGTTGCCCTCATTTCAAGAAAAGCTACATCCTCCCATCGGGGAGTTATTACAAAAAGCCGCCCAATATGCTGAAGAAAAAGGATGGCATCTTTATCTGGTGGGGGGAGGAGTGAGGGATTTATTGTTGACGGGGGATGATGATACTCTTAAGTTACAGGATATTGATTTGGTAGTAGATGGTTTTCACCGCAACACCACCACCGAGGCAGGGGTTGCCCTTGCCCAAGCCTTACAAGCAAGTTATCCCCAAGCCCGTCTGAGTATCCACGGAGATTTTCAAACCGCTGCCCTCACTTGGCATGATGATGATAATTTAGGCTCATTATGGGTTGATATTGCCACGGCACGCACGGAGTTTTATCCTTATCCAGCGGCTAATCCAGAGGTGGAAGCAAGTTCGATTCGTCAGGATTTGTATCGCCGAGATTTTTCTATCAATGCCCTGGCGGTACGTTTAACTAATCCTAATCCAGGAGAATTACTAGACTTTTTTGGAGGAGTGCGTGATGTGCGATCGCAACTTATCCGTGTATTACATCCCAATAGCTTTATAGAAGATCCTACCAGAATATTTCGAGGAGTGCGCTTTGCGGTGCGACTAAATTTTGCCATGGAAGCCCAAACTTTAGAATATATCGAGTATGCTATCGGTAGCGGTATTTTTGAAAAAGTATCCCTGGAAAAAACTTCTATCCCTGCGCTTACTACCCGTCTCAAAGCCGAATTAAGTTATATTCTCCAAGCTGATTACTGGAAAAAAGCCCTCGAACTTTTACAACAATTAGGGGCGCTCGCTTGTATCCATCCTCAATGTAAAATTAGCCCAGAAATATGGTGGCAAATTCGTTATTTAGATCGCTGGTTAAGATACTACAATTTAGAACAAGAAAACCATAAAACTCCTTCTTGGTTACTACGATTAGAAATAATTTTAACTAGCCTTGAATTACAAATAAGAGTAAAAGTAGCTGAAAATTTACAATTGCCCAAAGATAGTATAACAAGACTCAATCAATTAGAAACTAACCAAGAAAAGATAGAGCATAGTTTTGATAATAGTCAAAAATTAAGTCAAAAAGTAGAATTTTTTAGCCCCTATAAACCCCTTGATTTAATTTTAATTGCCGTGAAAAGTAATAAGAAAATTAGGTCAAATATTTGGAATTATCTATTCCATTGGAGCAGAATAAATTCCCCTATTAATGGCGATGACTTAAGAAAATTAGGTTATAAACCAAGCCCCCAATATCAAATTATTTTAAAAACCATCAAAGGATTATTTTTAGATGGAGAAATTACCACAAAATCCCAAGCCCTCGATTTTATTCGTGAGAAATATCAAAAATAG